The proteins below come from a single Alkalispirillum mobile genomic window:
- the mfd gene encoding transcription-repair coupling factor, with the protein MPEKHASPLTPPLPAKAGNREHWYGLHGATGALALAQAARQHQGLVVAVTDSPQQAARLDTELRFFLGDAARGDTPVFSFPDWETLPYDVFSPHQDIISERLSALYRLPRTGAGVLIVPVNTLMQRLAPVSWLEGQGLLLGVGDRLDLDAMRERLEQAGYRCVSEVGEHGEFAVRGALLDLFPMGATQPVRIDLFDDEVETLRHFDPDTQRTTEKIDRIELLPAREFPTDEAGITQFRGAWRAAFEGDPSRSLVYREVSAGHLPAGIEYYLPLFFEQTATLFDYLPRGALIARLGESDTQADTYWTQVRNRYEQRRHDLERPLLAPDRLFLSPDDLRERFNTLPQVVLHADAPAPEAPRPRDVVFQTEPLPDLRNRPQADHPLERLTNYLSGYTGRVLFIAETTGHREALLERLQKHRIRPQACDWEGFVTGDMPIGVAVAPVEHGAQVGQPAMALITEDAIYGDRAQQRRRRRAGAVRDPETIIRDLTDLAIGAPVVHEDHGVGRYMGLQTLEAGGLTTEFLTLEYAKGDKLYVPVSSLHLISRYTGAEGDAVPLHQLGSDKWEKAKKRAAKRARDAAAELLDIYARRAAREGHVYEWRDEDYQAFADGFPFEETPDQESAIAAVEADMRSSRPMDRVVCGDVGFGKTEVAMRAAFMGIQDGRQVAVMVPTTLLAQQHFQNFRDRFSDWPVRVEVLSRFRSTKETNAVLRDLADGKVDIVIGTHKLLQDSVKYKDLGLVIIDEEHRFGVRQKEKLKKLRAEVDILTLTATPIPRTLNMSLAGIRDLSIIATPPARRLAVKTFVNQWDPAIIQEACQRELKRGGQIYFLHNDLDSIDRIARDLEEMVPDARVDVAHGQMPERDLERVMLDFYHQRFNILVCSTIIESGIDVPTANTILINRADKLGLAQLHQLRGRVGRSHHRAYAYLIAPPEKAMTADAKKRLEAISSLEELGVGFALASHDLEIRGAGELLGEEQSGQISEVGFNLYTELLDRAVKALQSGEEPALDEPMHRGAEVDLRIPALMPEDYLPDVHTRLVMYKRIANARNEAELDELQVEMIDRFGLLPDPTRNLFRVTALKLRADALGIEKVDGLASGITLHFGSKPKIDPEALIGLIQSSPETYRLQGQEKLQYRKHLPEADDRIAAVSELLQALAPSRQPAKA; encoded by the coding sequence ATGCCCGAGAAACACGCCTCACCGCTGACACCGCCCCTCCCCGCCAAGGCGGGCAACCGCGAGCACTGGTACGGCCTGCATGGGGCCACCGGCGCGCTGGCGCTGGCCCAGGCGGCCCGGCAGCACCAGGGGCTGGTGGTAGCCGTTACCGACAGCCCGCAGCAGGCCGCGCGGCTGGACACCGAGTTGCGCTTCTTCCTGGGCGATGCGGCCCGGGGCGATACCCCGGTCTTCAGTTTCCCCGACTGGGAGACGCTGCCCTACGATGTCTTCTCGCCCCACCAGGACATCATCTCCGAGCGCCTCTCCGCCCTCTACCGCCTGCCGCGCACGGGCGCCGGGGTGCTGATCGTGCCGGTGAACACGCTGATGCAGCGTCTGGCGCCGGTGAGTTGGCTGGAAGGTCAGGGGCTGCTGCTGGGGGTGGGCGACCGGCTGGACCTGGACGCCATGCGCGAGCGTCTGGAGCAGGCCGGGTATCGCTGCGTCTCCGAGGTGGGCGAGCATGGCGAGTTCGCGGTGCGCGGCGCCCTGCTCGATCTCTTCCCCATGGGTGCGACCCAGCCGGTGCGCATCGACCTGTTCGATGATGAGGTGGAAACCCTGCGCCACTTCGACCCGGACACCCAGCGCACCACCGAGAAGATCGACCGCATCGAGCTGCTGCCCGCTCGCGAGTTCCCCACCGACGAGGCGGGCATCACTCAGTTCCGGGGCGCCTGGCGTGCCGCCTTCGAGGGCGACCCGTCCCGCAGTCTGGTCTACCGCGAGGTGAGCGCCGGCCACCTGCCGGCGGGCATCGAGTACTACCTGCCGCTCTTCTTCGAGCAGACGGCCACCCTGTTCGACTACCTGCCCCGGGGCGCGCTGATCGCCCGACTGGGCGAGTCGGACACCCAGGCCGACACCTACTGGACGCAGGTGCGCAACCGCTACGAGCAGCGCCGCCACGACCTGGAGCGGCCGCTGCTCGCCCCCGACCGGCTCTTCCTCAGCCCGGACGACCTGCGCGAGCGCTTCAATACCCTGCCCCAGGTGGTGCTGCACGCCGACGCTCCGGCGCCGGAGGCCCCCCGCCCCCGCGATGTGGTCTTCCAGACCGAGCCGCTGCCGGATCTGCGTAACCGGCCCCAGGCAGACCACCCGCTGGAGCGGCTCACCAATTATCTGTCGGGTTACACCGGCCGGGTGCTCTTCATTGCCGAGACCACCGGCCACCGCGAGGCGCTGCTCGAACGGCTGCAGAAGCACCGCATCCGTCCCCAGGCCTGCGACTGGGAGGGCTTCGTCACCGGCGATATGCCCATCGGCGTGGCCGTGGCCCCGGTGGAGCACGGCGCGCAGGTCGGCCAGCCGGCCATGGCGCTGATCACCGAGGACGCCATCTACGGCGATCGGGCCCAGCAGCGCCGCCGGCGCCGCGCCGGGGCGGTACGCGACCCCGAGACCATCATCCGCGACCTCACCGATCTGGCCATCGGCGCCCCGGTGGTCCACGAGGACCACGGCGTGGGCCGCTACATGGGGCTGCAGACCCTGGAGGCTGGCGGCCTGACCACCGAGTTCCTGACGCTGGAGTACGCCAAGGGCGACAAGCTCTACGTGCCGGTCAGCTCGCTGCACCTTATCTCCCGCTACACCGGCGCCGAGGGCGACGCGGTGCCGCTGCACCAACTCGGCAGCGACAAGTGGGAGAAGGCGAAAAAGCGCGCCGCCAAGCGCGCCCGCGACGCCGCCGCCGAGCTGCTGGACATCTACGCCCGCCGCGCCGCCCGCGAGGGCCACGTCTACGAGTGGCGCGACGAGGACTACCAGGCCTTCGCCGACGGCTTCCCCTTCGAGGAGACCCCGGACCAGGAGAGCGCCATCGCCGCCGTCGAGGCGGACATGCGCTCGTCCCGCCCCATGGACCGGGTGGTCTGCGGTGACGTGGGCTTCGGCAAGACGGAGGTGGCCATGCGCGCCGCCTTCATGGGCATTCAGGACGGCCGCCAGGTGGCGGTGATGGTGCCCACCACCCTGCTCGCCCAGCAGCACTTCCAGAACTTCCGCGACCGCTTCTCCGACTGGCCGGTGCGGGTCGAGGTGCTCTCGCGCTTTCGCAGCACCAAGGAGACCAACGCGGTGCTGCGGGACCTGGCCGACGGCAAGGTGGATATCGTCATCGGCACCCACAAGCTGCTGCAGGACTCGGTCAAGTACAAGGACCTGGGGCTGGTGATCATCGACGAGGAGCACCGCTTCGGCGTCCGCCAGAAGGAGAAGCTGAAGAAGCTGCGCGCCGAGGTGGACATCCTCACCCTCACCGCCACGCCCATCCCGCGCACGCTCAACATGTCGCTGGCGGGCATCCGTGATCTCTCCATCATCGCCACGCCCCCGGCCCGGCGGCTGGCGGTGAAGACCTTCGTCAACCAGTGGGATCCGGCCATCATCCAGGAGGCCTGCCAGCGCGAGCTCAAGCGCGGCGGGCAGATCTACTTCCTGCACAACGACCTGGACTCCATCGACCGCATCGCCCGCGACCTGGAGGAGATGGTGCCCGACGCCCGGGTGGACGTGGCCCACGGCCAGATGCCCGAGCGGGACCTGGAACGCGTGATGCTCGACTTCTACCACCAGCGTTTCAACATCCTGGTCTGCTCCACCATTATCGAGTCGGGCATCGACGTGCCCACTGCCAACACCATCCTGATCAACCGGGCCGACAAGCTGGGGCTGGCGCAGTTGCACCAATTGCGCGGGCGGGTGGGCCGCTCCCACCACCGGGCCTACGCCTACCTGATCGCGCCCCCGGAGAAGGCGATGACGGCGGACGCGAAGAAGCGCCTGGAGGCCATCTCCAGCCTGGAGGAGCTGGGGGTGGGCTTCGCCCTGGCCAGCCACGACCTGGAGATCCGTGGTGCGGGCGAGCTGCTGGGCGAGGAGCAGAGCGGCCAGATCAGCGAGGTGGGCTTCAACCTCTATACCGAGCTGCTGGACCGTGCCGTGAAGGCGCTGCAGAGCGGCGAGGAGCCGGCCCTGGACGAGCCCATGCACCGGGGCGCCGAGGTGGACCTGCGCATCCCCGCGCTCATGCCCGAAGACTACCTGCCCGACGTGCACACCCGCCTGGTGATGTACAAGCGCATTGCCAATGCCCGCAATGAGGCGGAGCTGGACGAGCTGCAGGTGGAGATGATCGACCGCTTCGGCCTGCTGCCCGACCCCACCCGCAACCTGTTCCGGGTGACGGCGCTGAAGCTGCGGGCGGACGCGCTGGGCATCGAGAAGGTGGACGGGCTGGCCTCGGGTATCACCCTGCACTTTGGCAGCAAGCCGAAGATCGACCCGGAGGCGCTGATCGGGCTGATCCAGTCCAGCCCCGAGACCTACCGGCTGCAGGGGCAGGAGAAGCTGCAGTACCGCAAGCACTTGCCCGAGGCGGACGACCGCATTGCCGCCGTGAGCGAGCTGCTGCAGGCGCTGGCCCCCTCCCGGCAGCCCGCAAAGGCCTGA
- a CDS encoding peptidoglycan binding protein CsiV: MPKRRHHATTHTRRRLALPGLLLALMALLGGAGLALPGAVAAQQAYNVEMIIFRQFEARGDDAEAWPLTVTPPQFSRVQQLGGGDFRRLSGDQLRLHGARQRLQQSDAYDPLLHIGWRQEGLPRNRSVAIGIPPGWTPPEDADNWDASLEPAQLYGLVRVYRERFLHAVVDLRYRRSVDDRDTVLPTGAVHALQESRRMRSEELHYLDHPALGVLIEIRPVD; encoded by the coding sequence ATGCCAAAACGCCGTCACCACGCCACCACTCACACCCGACGCCGCCTGGCCCTGCCCGGGCTGCTGCTCGCCCTGATGGCCCTGCTGGGTGGGGCCGGCCTCGCCCTGCCCGGGGCGGTGGCCGCGCAGCAGGCCTACAACGTGGAGATGATCATCTTCCGGCAGTTCGAGGCGCGGGGTGACGACGCCGAAGCGTGGCCGCTGACCGTGACCCCGCCGCAGTTCAGTCGGGTTCAGCAATTGGGGGGCGGCGACTTCCGGCGGTTGTCCGGCGACCAACTCCGGCTGCATGGGGCCCGACAGCGACTGCAGCAGTCCGACGCCTACGACCCTCTCCTGCATATCGGCTGGCGCCAGGAAGGGCTGCCGCGCAACCGCTCCGTGGCCATCGGCATCCCGCCGGGCTGGACGCCGCCGGAGGATGCGGATAACTGGGACGCCTCCCTGGAGCCGGCACAGCTTTACGGCCTGGTGCGTGTGTACCGGGAGCGTTTCCTGCACGCGGTGGTGGACCTGCGCTACCGGCGCAGCGTCGATGATCGCGACACGGTCCTGCCCACCGGGGCCGTGCATGCGCTGCAGGAGAGCCGCCGCATGCGCAGCGAGGAGCTTCACTACCTGGACCACCCCGCGCTGGGCGTGCTGATCGAGATCCGCCCGGTGGACTGA
- a CDS encoding cryptochrome/photolyase family protein, with protein MRRLAIVLGDQLNADAAFFDDLDPASDALWMAEVPEEATHVWSHKARIALFLAAMRHFRDAREAAGWTVHCRALGAHEAPGLADALAADIARLRPEELLVVLPGDHRVLSALQGVAADRGLPLRVLGDRHFIDSPEGFREYAQGRKQIRLEYYYRLLRRRTGYLMAGKDPEGGQWNFDADNRKAFGRQGPGLLPPPVGFPPDAVTQSVIEAVEAHFPDHPGELDAFDWPVTPEQARAALRDFIDHRLPLYGRYQDAMWTDEPWLYHARISAALNLKLLDPRDALQAAEQAWREGHAPLEAVEGFIRQILGWREYVRGLYWYAMPEYAERNALDAEAALPDWYWTGDVPMTCLRQAIGQTLRYGYAHHIQRLMVTGLYALLLGVRPQAVHEWYLAVYVDAVEWVELPNTLGMAQFGDGGLMASKPYCATGRYIQRMSNYCGECRFDPGQRTGEQACPFTTLYWDFLLRHRERLAGNRRMGLQLRNLDRLSAEEAGAIRERADRIKAGDGTPPAGA; from the coding sequence ATGCGACGACTCGCAATAGTCCTCGGCGACCAGCTCAATGCGGATGCCGCCTTTTTCGATGACCTGGACCCCGCATCGGATGCACTCTGGATGGCGGAGGTGCCGGAGGAGGCCACTCACGTCTGGTCCCACAAGGCGCGCATCGCGCTGTTCCTGGCGGCCATGCGCCACTTTCGTGATGCCCGCGAGGCGGCAGGATGGACCGTGCACTGCCGGGCGTTGGGGGCGCACGAGGCGCCCGGTCTGGCAGATGCCCTTGCCGCGGATATCGCACGATTGCGCCCGGAGGAGCTCCTGGTGGTGTTGCCCGGCGACCACCGGGTGCTGAGCGCCCTGCAGGGCGTGGCCGCCGATCGGGGCCTGCCCCTCAGGGTGCTGGGCGACCGCCACTTCATTGATTCGCCGGAGGGTTTCCGGGAATACGCGCAAGGGCGCAAGCAAATCCGGCTGGAGTACTACTACCGACTGCTGCGCCGCCGTACCGGCTACCTGATGGCGGGCAAGGACCCGGAGGGCGGCCAGTGGAACTTCGATGCCGACAACCGCAAGGCGTTCGGCCGGCAGGGCCCCGGCCTGTTACCCCCGCCGGTGGGTTTCCCGCCTGACGCCGTGACCCAGTCGGTCATCGAGGCGGTTGAGGCGCACTTCCCGGACCACCCCGGTGAGCTGGATGCCTTCGACTGGCCGGTCACCCCGGAGCAGGCGCGGGCCGCGCTCAGAGATTTCATCGACCACCGCCTGCCCCTTTACGGCCGCTACCAGGACGCCATGTGGACGGACGAGCCCTGGCTCTACCACGCCCGCATCTCCGCGGCATTGAACCTCAAGCTGCTGGACCCGCGCGACGCGCTGCAGGCGGCGGAGCAGGCCTGGCGCGAGGGCCACGCGCCGCTGGAAGCGGTGGAGGGGTTCATCCGGCAGATCCTCGGCTGGCGGGAGTACGTGCGCGGCCTCTACTGGTACGCGATGCCGGAGTACGCCGAGCGCAACGCCCTGGACGCCGAGGCGGCCTTGCCCGACTGGTACTGGACGGGCGATGTGCCCATGACCTGCCTACGCCAGGCGATCGGCCAGACGCTGCGGTACGGCTACGCCCACCACATCCAGCGGCTGATGGTCACCGGCCTGTACGCCCTGTTGCTCGGGGTGCGGCCGCAGGCCGTGCACGAGTGGTACCTGGCCGTTTACGTGGATGCGGTGGAGTGGGTGGAGTTGCCCAACACGTTGGGCATGGCCCAGTTCGGTGATGGCGGGCTGATGGCCTCGAAGCCCTACTGCGCCACGGGGCGGTACATCCAGCGCATGAGCAACTACTGCGGCGAGTGCCGCTTCGACCCGGGGCAACGGACCGGCGAGCAGGCCTGCCCCTTCACCACGCTGTACTGGGACTTCCTGCTGCGCCACCGGGAGCGGCTGGCAGGCAATCGGCGCATGGGACTACAGCTTCGGAACCTGGATCGGCTGAGCGCGGAGGAGGCGGGGGCGATCCGCGAGCGGGCGGACCGCATCAAGGCCGGGGACGGGACGCCGCCCGCCGGGGCCTGA
- a CDS encoding GAF domain-containing sensor histidine kinase gives MPDKAGQPTGQDPRELQQALVEVSLRLERRVRELEALVTVTERINRGLLLDEVLDEIYDAFRPIIPYDRIGVALLEEDDRGRKMVRSQWMRSDNQAAHIGPGYAAPLAGSSLETILDTGEPRIINDLQAHLLHHPKSRSTQQILKDGVRSSLTCPLVATGRPVGFIFFSSNTPNTYRDAHVATFQQIAGQLAMILEKSRLYQRLMELNELKNRFLGVAAHDLRNPLGVLGGYVDLLRQEALGPLNEAQQEVMAVMADVTGRMSGLVDDLLDVSAIESGRLELERAPLDLNRFLADQAHSQGLIAQGKAIRIALELPEPLPSVAADGQRLGQVIDNLIANAIKFSPRDTVITLSGSADEDWVRISVSDQGPGVPPEERERLFEPFQRGSNTPTADEQSTGLGLSIVQKLVQAHGGRVHVDEAPGGGARFTVQLPRDAGTDAQPPEQEPHA, from the coding sequence ATGCCAGATAAAGCCGGTCAGCCCACGGGGCAGGACCCACGGGAACTCCAGCAGGCGCTGGTGGAGGTCAGCCTGCGTCTGGAGCGCCGCGTGCGGGAGCTGGAAGCGCTGGTCACGGTCACGGAACGGATCAATCGCGGGCTGCTGCTGGACGAGGTGCTGGACGAGATCTACGACGCCTTTCGCCCAATCATCCCCTACGACCGCATCGGCGTGGCACTGCTGGAGGAGGACGACCGCGGCCGCAAGATGGTGCGCTCCCAGTGGATGCGCTCCGACAACCAGGCGGCGCATATCGGCCCCGGCTACGCGGCCCCGCTGGCGGGCAGCAGCCTTGAGACCATTCTTGACACTGGTGAGCCGCGAATCATCAATGACCTGCAGGCGCACCTGCTGCACCATCCGAAGTCGCGCTCTACGCAGCAGATCCTCAAGGATGGCGTGCGCTCCAGCCTGACCTGCCCGCTGGTGGCCACCGGCCGGCCGGTGGGCTTCATCTTCTTCTCCAGCAACACCCCGAACACCTACCGCGATGCCCACGTGGCCACCTTCCAGCAGATCGCCGGGCAGCTGGCGATGATCCTGGAGAAGAGCCGACTCTACCAGCGGCTGATGGAGTTGAACGAGCTGAAGAACCGCTTTCTCGGTGTCGCGGCCCACGACCTGCGCAACCCGCTCGGGGTGCTCGGCGGCTATGTGGATCTGCTCCGTCAGGAGGCGCTGGGCCCGCTCAACGAGGCGCAGCAGGAGGTCATGGCGGTGATGGCGGACGTCACCGGGCGCATGAGCGGGCTGGTGGACGACCTGCTGGACGTGAGTGCCATCGAGTCGGGCCGGCTGGAGCTGGAGCGGGCGCCGCTGGACCTGAACCGCTTCCTCGCGGATCAGGCCCACAGCCAGGGCCTGATAGCCCAGGGCAAGGCCATCCGCATCGCCCTGGAGCTCCCCGAACCGCTCCCCTCGGTGGCAGCGGACGGCCAGCGCCTCGGTCAGGTCATCGATAATCTCATCGCCAACGCCATCAAGTTCTCCCCCCGCGATACGGTAATCACCCTGTCCGGGTCGGCGGACGAGGACTGGGTGCGGATCAGTGTCAGTGACCAGGGGCCAGGGGTTCCGCCCGAGGAGCGGGAGCGGCTGTTCGAGCCCTTTCAGCGCGGCAGCAACACCCCCACGGCCGATGAGCAGAGCACCGGACTCGGTCTGTCCATCGTGCAGAAGCTGGTTCAGGCCCACGGCGGCCGGGTCCACGTGGATGAGGCCCCGGGCGGGGGCGCGCGCTTCACCGTCCAGCTGCCCCGCGACGCCGGTACCGATGCCCAACCGCCAGAGCAGGAGCCGCACGCATGA
- a CDS encoding response regulator codes for MTTQKARPDRVLVVDDFQPMRSLLSTMLRQLGFEYIDQAHNGRSALERFESRKQTLVFLDISMPDMTGLEVLRALRGMEGGEQAFVIMQTGDATRDNVLEARELGVGGFIAKPYNMQKVKELVGAYLKRAH; via the coding sequence ATGACGACCCAGAAGGCCCGCCCCGACCGCGTCCTTGTCGTTGATGACTTTCAGCCCATGCGCTCGCTGCTGAGCACCATGCTGCGGCAACTGGGCTTCGAGTACATCGACCAGGCCCACAACGGCCGTTCGGCCCTGGAGCGCTTCGAGAGCCGCAAGCAGACGCTGGTCTTTCTGGATATCAGCATGCCCGACATGACGGGGCTGGAGGTGCTGCGGGCGCTGCGGGGGATGGAGGGCGGCGAGCAGGCCTTCGTGATCATGCAGACGGGCGATGCCACCCGCGACAATGTCCTGGAGGCACGGGAGCTGGGCGTCGGCGGCTTCATCGCCAAACCCTACAACATGCAGAAGGTGAAGGAGCTGGTCGGGGCCTACCTCAAGCGAGCGCACTGA
- the lysS gene encoding lysine--tRNA ligase, which translates to MTEQDDNKLIAQRREKLAALREEGQAFPNDFRRDSLAADIHARCEPLDDDALEAEGIRVRVAGRMMAKRVMGKASFTHLQDQSGRIQLFLARDELPEGVYKQFKTWDVGDVIGAAGTMFRTKKGELSVRVDELRLLTKSLRPLPEKYHGLTDTEARYRQRYVDLIMNEDSRRVFMLRSRLVAGIRDYLNGRGFLEVETPMMQPIPGGATARPFVTHHNALGADLYLRVAPELYLKRLVVGGFDQVFEINRNFRNEGVSTRHNPEFTMLEFYQAYADHNDLMDLTEDMLRRLAEDYLGTTEITYQDETFDFGKPFRRIRLVDAITEFNADIGPEALKDRDAALNLAGHLNIPLMGHEGLGKLQMEIFETTTEHKLREPTFVTHYPKEVSPLARPCDDEPFFTERFELIVGGREIANGFSELNDAEDQAERFRAQAEEKAAGDDEAMHYDADFIRALEYGLPPTAGEGIGIDRLVMLFADAPSIRDVLLFPAMRPETGE; encoded by the coding sequence ATGACCGAGCAGGACGACAACAAGCTCATCGCCCAGCGGCGTGAGAAGCTCGCCGCGTTGCGCGAAGAAGGCCAGGCCTTCCCCAATGACTTCCGGCGCGACAGCCTCGCCGCGGACATCCACGCCCGCTGCGAGCCGCTGGATGACGACGCCCTGGAGGCGGAGGGCATCCGCGTCCGGGTGGCGGGGCGGATGATGGCCAAACGGGTCATGGGCAAGGCCAGCTTCACCCACCTGCAGGACCAGTCCGGCCGCATCCAGCTCTTCCTGGCCCGCGATGAGCTGCCGGAAGGGGTCTACAAGCAGTTCAAGACCTGGGACGTGGGCGATGTGATCGGCGCCGCCGGCACGATGTTTCGTACCAAGAAGGGGGAGCTGTCGGTCCGGGTGGACGAGCTGCGGCTGCTCACCAAGTCCCTGCGGCCGCTGCCGGAGAAGTACCACGGCCTCACCGACACCGAGGCGCGCTACCGCCAGCGCTACGTGGACCTGATCATGAACGAGGACTCGCGCCGGGTCTTCATGCTGCGTAGCCGCCTGGTGGCGGGCATCCGTGACTACCTGAACGGGCGCGGCTTCCTGGAGGTGGAAACCCCCATGATGCAGCCCATCCCCGGTGGCGCCACGGCGCGGCCCTTCGTCACGCACCACAACGCGTTGGGGGCGGACCTGTACCTGCGGGTGGCGCCCGAGCTCTACCTGAAGCGGCTGGTGGTCGGCGGCTTCGACCAGGTCTTCGAGATCAACCGGAACTTCCGCAACGAGGGGGTGAGTACCCGCCACAACCCCGAGTTCACCATGCTGGAGTTCTACCAGGCCTACGCCGACCACAATGACCTGATGGACCTCACCGAGGACATGCTGCGTCGGCTCGCCGAGGATTACCTGGGTACCACCGAGATCACCTACCAGGACGAGACCTTCGACTTCGGCAAGCCCTTCCGTCGCATCCGCCTGGTGGACGCGATCACCGAGTTCAACGCGGACATCGGCCCTGAGGCGCTCAAGGACCGGGATGCCGCGCTCAACCTGGCCGGGCACCTGAACATCCCGCTGATGGGGCACGAGGGCCTGGGCAAGCTGCAGATGGAGATCTTCGAGACCACCACCGAGCACAAGCTGCGCGAGCCCACCTTCGTGACCCACTACCCGAAGGAGGTCTCCCCGCTGGCGCGGCCCTGCGACGACGAGCCCTTCTTCACCGAGCGGTTCGAGCTAATCGTGGGCGGCAGGGAGATCGCCAACGGCTTCTCGGAGCTGAACGACGCCGAGGACCAGGCGGAGCGCTTCCGCGCCCAGGCCGAGGAGAAGGCCGCCGGGGACGACGAGGCCATGCACTACGACGCCGACTTCATCCGCGCCCTGGAATACGGGCTGCCGCCGACGGCGGGCGAGGGTATCGGCATCGACCGGCTGGTGATGCTGTTCGCGGACGCCCCCTCAATCCGTGACGTGCTGCTGTTCCCAGCCATGCGCCCGGAGACGGGGGAGTAG
- the prfB gene encoding peptide chain release factor 2 (programmed frameshift), translating to MELNPVITKIDDLKGRAEALRGYLDYDVKRERLEEVTRELEQPDVWNEPDRAQSLGRERAQLDSLVETFQRLDEVLDDAHELLEMAAEEGDESTIDSLQSDLADCERELQTLEFRRMFSGEMDAANAFMDIQAGAGGTEAQDWANILLRMYLRWGERHGFNTEIIELSEGDEAGIKSATVKFEGEYAFGWLRTEIGIHRLVRKSPFDSGNRRHTSFASVFISPEVDDDVDIDVNPADLRVDVYRASGAGGQHVNRTESAVRITHMPSGIVVQCQNDRSQHKNRATAMKQLKSKLYELEMQKRREQADAVEGTKSDIGWGNQIRSYVLDQSRIKDLRTGVEVGNTQAVLDGDLDQFIEASLKAGV from the exons ATGGAACTGAACCCGGTCATCACCAAGATCGACGACCTCAAGGGCCGCGCCGAGGCCCTTAGGGGGTACCTT GACTACGATGTCAAGCGTGAACGGCTAGAAGAAGTCACCCGCGAGCTGGAGCAGCCCGACGTCTGGAACGAGCCGGATCGTGCCCAATCCCTGGGCCGTGAACGCGCCCAGCTCGACAGCCTGGTGGAAACCTTCCAGCGCCTGGACGAGGTGCTGGACGACGCCCACGAACTGCTTGAGATGGCGGCCGAGGAGGGCGACGAGAGCACCATCGACTCGCTCCAGTCCGACCTGGCCGATTGCGAGCGGGAACTCCAGACGCTGGAGTTTCGCCGGATGTTCTCCGGGGAGATGGACGCCGCCAACGCCTTCATGGACATCCAGGCCGGGGCCGGTGGGACCGAGGCGCAGGACTGGGCCAACATCCTGTTGCGCATGTACCTGCGCTGGGGCGAGCGCCACGGCTTCAACACCGAGATCATCGAGCTGTCCGAGGGCGACGAGGCCGGCATCAAGAGCGCCACGGTCAAGTTCGAGGGCGAATACGCCTTCGGCTGGCTGCGTACCGAGATCGGGATCCACCGGCTGGTGCGAAAGTCCCCCTTCGACTCCGGTAACCGCCGTCACACCTCCTTCGCCTCGGTGTTCATCTCGCCGGAGGTGGACGACGACGTGGACATCGACGTCAACCCGGCCGACCTGCGCGTGGACGTCTACCGCGCATCGGGTGCCGGCGGCCAGCACGTCAACCGGACGGAGTCGGCGGTGCGGATTACCCACATGCCCTCGGGCATCGTGGTGCAGTGTCAGAACGACCGCTCCCAGCACAAGAACCGCGCCACGGCCATGAAGCAGCTTAAATCCAAGCTCTACGAGCTGGAGATGCAAAAGCGGCGCGAACAGGCCGACGCGGTGGAGGGCACCAAGTCAGACATCGGCTGGGGCAACCAGATCCGCTCCTACGTGCTGGACCAGAGCCGCATCAAGGACCTGCGCACCGGCGTCGAGGTGGGCAACACGCAGGCCGTGCTGGACGGGGACCTGGACCAGTTCATCGAGGCCAGCCTGAAAGCCGGGGTCTGA